A DNA window from Camelina sativa cultivar DH55 chromosome 17, Cs, whole genome shotgun sequence contains the following coding sequences:
- the LOC104755460 gene encoding uncharacterized protein At1g04910-like isoform X4, translated as MMKEAKPDFYMQHILPILLKNGVVHFVGFGNRLAFDPMPFELQRLRCRCNFHALNFIPRIQETAALLVRRLRGSGSYVAPLDQHLLGPKFASSVLDNNKSSDPPLQQEGASSSKYLALHLRFEIDMVAHSLCYFGGGKTEQNELDSYRQKHFPSLSTLTKTKKFPSADVLRTEGLCPLTPEEAVLMLAGLGFNRETRVFVAGANIYGGSRRLAVLTSLYPNLVTKEKLLTQSELQPFKNFSSQLAALDFIACAAADAFAMTDPGSQLSSLVSGYRIYYGGGKMPTIRPNKRRLSDILMKNSTIEWNVFEKRVRKANRQTKHVSARPTGRSVYRYPRCKECMCHA; from the exons ATGATGAAAGAAGCCAAACCAGACTTCTATATGCAACATATTCTCCCTATACTACTCAAGAACGGAGTAGTCCATTTTGTCGGATTCGGAAACCGCTTAGCCTTTGATCCAATGCCGTTTGAGTTACAG AGGCTTCGGTGCAGATGTAACTTTCACGCGCTAAACTTCATCCCGAGAATACAAGAAACTGCGGCTTTGCTTGTGAGGAGATTACGGGGAAGCGGATCTTACGTTGCACCTCTTGATCAACATCTTCTTGGTCCTAAATTCGCTTCCTCAGTCTTGGACAATAATAAGTCGTCTGATCCTCCTTTGCAGCAGGAGggtgcttcttcttctaagtACCTTGCTCTCCATCTACGGTTTGAAATCGACATGGTGGCTCACTCTCTATGTTACTTTGGAGGAGGCAAAACAGAACAGAACGAGTTGGATTCTTATCGCCAAAAACACTTTCCATCTCTTTCAActttaactaaaacaaaaaa GTTCCCATCTGCTGATGTGTTGAGGACGGAAGGACTTTGTCCGTTAACACCAGAAGAAGCCGTGCTTATGCTCGCGGGTCTCGGCTTCAACCGTGAAACCCGAGTTTTTGTAGCTGGCGCAAATATATATGGAGGATCAAGACGGTTAGCCGTGTTAACAAGCTTATACCCAAACCTAGTCACCAAAGAGAAGTTACTAACACAATCCGAGCTACAACCATTCAAGAACTTTTCATCTCAG CTAGCGGCTTTAGATTTCATCGCTTGTGCTGCGGCAGATGCGTTTGCGATGACGGATCCAGGGAGTCAGTTATCGTCTCTAGTATCGGGGTATCGGATATATTACGGAGGCGGGAAAATGCCGACGATAAGACCAAACAAACGGAGACTTTCGGACATATTGATGAAGAACAGTACGATAGAGTGGAACGTGTTTGAGAAAAGAGTAAGGAAAGCGAatagacaaacaaaacatgtatcCGCTAGACCTACTGGACGCAGCGTTTACCGTTACCCAAGATGTAAAGAATGTATGTGTCATGCATGA
- the LOC104755460 gene encoding uncharacterized protein At1g04910-like isoform X2: protein MRLLLIMGQERLDDEERPESPDLHVYGGTPSHSPRLGPIRCSAFAGDLINPKQTIKRGNKKRSIRACSERQTAKAAIGVIAILGLFCLVNWFMLSRLHEGRVWLRRGLSKNPNRNPKLILSQKEERKRFEKSKRKYNGTYGRMLSLASHALGENKLEPKDLWQEPREQASAWKPCAEQRSWTPNDGKNGYIMVTANGGINQQRVAVCNIVVVARLLNATLVIPKFMLSDVWTDASQFGDIYQEEHFMKYLSPDIRIVKELPTKLQSLDLEPIGSVVTDIEMMKEAKPDFYMQHILPILLKNGVVHFVGFGNRLAFDPMPFELQRLRCRCNFHALNFIPRIQETAALLVRRLRGSGSYVAPLDQHLLGPKFASSVLDNNKSSDPPLQQEGASSSKYLALHLRFEIDMVAHSLCYFGGGKTEQNELDSYRQKHFPSLSTLTKTKKFPSADVLRTEGLCPLTPEEAVLMLAGLGFNRETRVFVAGANIYGGSRRLAVLTSLYPNLVTKEKLLTQSELQPFKNFSSQLAALDFIACAAADAFAMTDPGSQLSSLVSGYRIYYGGGKMPTIRPNKRRLSDILMKNSTIEWNVFEKRVRKANRQTKHVSARPTGRSVYRYPRCKECMCHA, encoded by the exons ATGAGACTTTTGTTGATCATGGGACAAGAGAGACTTGACGACGAAGAGAGACCCGAGTCACCTGATCTTCACGTCTACGGTGGTACACCCTCTCATTCGCCGCGTCTAGGCCCGATCCGGTGTTCTGCATTCGCCGGAGACCTGATCAATCCAAAACAAACGATAAAGCGAGGGAACAAGAAGAGATCAATACGAGCTTGTTCCGAGAGACAAACAGCTAAAGCAGCCATTGGCGTTATCGCAATTTTGGGTTTATTTTGCCTTGTTAATTGGTTCATGCTCTCTCGCCTTCACGAAGGTCGTGTCTGGCTTCGAAGAGGACTCTCTAAGAACCCTAACCGGAACCCAAAACTGATTCTTTCACAG AAGGAAGAGCGTAAAAGGTTTGAAAAATCAAAGAGGAAATATAATGGAACATATGGTCGGATGTTGAGTTTGGCTTCTCATGCTTTGGGAGAG AACAAACTTGAGCCAAAAGACTTATGGCAGGAGCCAAGGGAACAAGCTTCGGCATGGAAGCCTTGCGCTGAGCAACGTTCTTGGACTCCTAatg ATGGCAAAAATGGATATATAATGGTAACTGCAAACGGAGGGATTAATCAACAAAGAGTTGCT GTATGTAACATTGTTGTTGTAGCTCGACTGCTCAATGCGACTCTCGTCATTCCCAAGTTCATGTTAAGTGACGTTTGGACAGATGCAAG TCAGTTTGGAGATATCTACCAAGAGGAACATTTTATGAAGTATTTGTCTCCCGATATTCGGATAGTAAAGGAACTACCAACAAAACTTCAGTCTTTGGATCTTGAACCAATCGGCAGTGTC GTGACAGATATAGAAATGATGAAAGAAGCCAAACCAGACTTCTATATGCAACATATTCTCCCTATACTACTCAAGAACGGAGTAGTCCATTTTGTCGGATTCGGAAACCGCTTAGCCTTTGATCCAATGCCGTTTGAGTTACAG AGGCTTCGGTGCAGATGTAACTTTCACGCGCTAAACTTCATCCCGAGAATACAAGAAACTGCGGCTTTGCTTGTGAGGAGATTACGGGGAAGCGGATCTTACGTTGCACCTCTTGATCAACATCTTCTTGGTCCTAAATTCGCTTCCTCAGTCTTGGACAATAATAAGTCGTCTGATCCTCCTTTGCAGCAGGAGggtgcttcttcttctaagtACCTTGCTCTCCATCTACGGTTTGAAATCGACATGGTGGCTCACTCTCTATGTTACTTTGGAGGAGGCAAAACAGAACAGAACGAGTTGGATTCTTATCGCCAAAAACACTTTCCATCTCTTTCAActttaactaaaacaaaaaa GTTCCCATCTGCTGATGTGTTGAGGACGGAAGGACTTTGTCCGTTAACACCAGAAGAAGCCGTGCTTATGCTCGCGGGTCTCGGCTTCAACCGTGAAACCCGAGTTTTTGTAGCTGGCGCAAATATATATGGAGGATCAAGACGGTTAGCCGTGTTAACAAGCTTATACCCAAACCTAGTCACCAAAGAGAAGTTACTAACACAATCCGAGCTACAACCATTCAAGAACTTTTCATCTCAG CTAGCGGCTTTAGATTTCATCGCTTGTGCTGCGGCAGATGCGTTTGCGATGACGGATCCAGGGAGTCAGTTATCGTCTCTAGTATCGGGGTATCGGATATATTACGGAGGCGGGAAAATGCCGACGATAAGACCAAACAAACGGAGACTTTCGGACATATTGATGAAGAACAGTACGATAGAGTGGAACGTGTTTGAGAAAAGAGTAAGGAAAGCGAatagacaaacaaaacatgtatcCGCTAGACCTACTGGACGCAGCGTTTACCGTTACCCAAGATGTAAAGAATGTATGTGTCATGCATGA
- the LOC104755460 gene encoding uncharacterized protein At1g04910-like isoform X1 produces MRLLLIMGQERLDDEERPESPDLHVYGGTPSHSPRLGPIRCSAFAGDLINPKQTIKRGNKKRSIRACSERQTAKAAIGVIAILGLFCLVNWFMLSRLHEGRVWLRRGLSKNPNRNPKLILSQKEERKRFEKSKRKYNGTYGRMLSLASHALGEVNNKLEPKDLWQEPREQASAWKPCAEQRSWTPNDGKNGYIMVTANGGINQQRVAVCNIVVVARLLNATLVIPKFMLSDVWTDASQFGDIYQEEHFMKYLSPDIRIVKELPTKLQSLDLEPIGSVVTDIEMMKEAKPDFYMQHILPILLKNGVVHFVGFGNRLAFDPMPFELQRLRCRCNFHALNFIPRIQETAALLVRRLRGSGSYVAPLDQHLLGPKFASSVLDNNKSSDPPLQQEGASSSKYLALHLRFEIDMVAHSLCYFGGGKTEQNELDSYRQKHFPSLSTLTKTKKFPSADVLRTEGLCPLTPEEAVLMLAGLGFNRETRVFVAGANIYGGSRRLAVLTSLYPNLVTKEKLLTQSELQPFKNFSSQLAALDFIACAAADAFAMTDPGSQLSSLVSGYRIYYGGGKMPTIRPNKRRLSDILMKNSTIEWNVFEKRVRKANRQTKHVSARPTGRSVYRYPRCKECMCHA; encoded by the exons ATGAGACTTTTGTTGATCATGGGACAAGAGAGACTTGACGACGAAGAGAGACCCGAGTCACCTGATCTTCACGTCTACGGTGGTACACCCTCTCATTCGCCGCGTCTAGGCCCGATCCGGTGTTCTGCATTCGCCGGAGACCTGATCAATCCAAAACAAACGATAAAGCGAGGGAACAAGAAGAGATCAATACGAGCTTGTTCCGAGAGACAAACAGCTAAAGCAGCCATTGGCGTTATCGCAATTTTGGGTTTATTTTGCCTTGTTAATTGGTTCATGCTCTCTCGCCTTCACGAAGGTCGTGTCTGGCTTCGAAGAGGACTCTCTAAGAACCCTAACCGGAACCCAAAACTGATTCTTTCACAG AAGGAAGAGCGTAAAAGGTTTGAAAAATCAAAGAGGAAATATAATGGAACATATGGTCGGATGTTGAGTTTGGCTTCTCATGCTTTGGGAGAGGTAAAT AACAAACTTGAGCCAAAAGACTTATGGCAGGAGCCAAGGGAACAAGCTTCGGCATGGAAGCCTTGCGCTGAGCAACGTTCTTGGACTCCTAatg ATGGCAAAAATGGATATATAATGGTAACTGCAAACGGAGGGATTAATCAACAAAGAGTTGCT GTATGTAACATTGTTGTTGTAGCTCGACTGCTCAATGCGACTCTCGTCATTCCCAAGTTCATGTTAAGTGACGTTTGGACAGATGCAAG TCAGTTTGGAGATATCTACCAAGAGGAACATTTTATGAAGTATTTGTCTCCCGATATTCGGATAGTAAAGGAACTACCAACAAAACTTCAGTCTTTGGATCTTGAACCAATCGGCAGTGTC GTGACAGATATAGAAATGATGAAAGAAGCCAAACCAGACTTCTATATGCAACATATTCTCCCTATACTACTCAAGAACGGAGTAGTCCATTTTGTCGGATTCGGAAACCGCTTAGCCTTTGATCCAATGCCGTTTGAGTTACAG AGGCTTCGGTGCAGATGTAACTTTCACGCGCTAAACTTCATCCCGAGAATACAAGAAACTGCGGCTTTGCTTGTGAGGAGATTACGGGGAAGCGGATCTTACGTTGCACCTCTTGATCAACATCTTCTTGGTCCTAAATTCGCTTCCTCAGTCTTGGACAATAATAAGTCGTCTGATCCTCCTTTGCAGCAGGAGggtgcttcttcttctaagtACCTTGCTCTCCATCTACGGTTTGAAATCGACATGGTGGCTCACTCTCTATGTTACTTTGGAGGAGGCAAAACAGAACAGAACGAGTTGGATTCTTATCGCCAAAAACACTTTCCATCTCTTTCAActttaactaaaacaaaaaa GTTCCCATCTGCTGATGTGTTGAGGACGGAAGGACTTTGTCCGTTAACACCAGAAGAAGCCGTGCTTATGCTCGCGGGTCTCGGCTTCAACCGTGAAACCCGAGTTTTTGTAGCTGGCGCAAATATATATGGAGGATCAAGACGGTTAGCCGTGTTAACAAGCTTATACCCAAACCTAGTCACCAAAGAGAAGTTACTAACACAATCCGAGCTACAACCATTCAAGAACTTTTCATCTCAG CTAGCGGCTTTAGATTTCATCGCTTGTGCTGCGGCAGATGCGTTTGCGATGACGGATCCAGGGAGTCAGTTATCGTCTCTAGTATCGGGGTATCGGATATATTACGGAGGCGGGAAAATGCCGACGATAAGACCAAACAAACGGAGACTTTCGGACATATTGATGAAGAACAGTACGATAGAGTGGAACGTGTTTGAGAAAAGAGTAAGGAAAGCGAatagacaaacaaaacatgtatcCGCTAGACCTACTGGACGCAGCGTTTACCGTTACCCAAGATGTAAAGAATGTATGTGTCATGCATGA
- the LOC104755460 gene encoding uncharacterized protein At1g04910-like isoform X3, with the protein MKYLSPDIRIVKELPTKLQSLDLEPIGSVVTDIEMMKEAKPDFYMQHILPILLKNGVVHFVGFGNRLAFDPMPFELQRLRCRCNFHALNFIPRIQETAALLVRRLRGSGSYVAPLDQHLLGPKFASSVLDNNKSSDPPLQQEGASSSKYLALHLRFEIDMVAHSLCYFGGGKTEQNELDSYRQKHFPSLSTLTKTKKFPSADVLRTEGLCPLTPEEAVLMLAGLGFNRETRVFVAGANIYGGSRRLAVLTSLYPNLVTKEKLLTQSELQPFKNFSSQLAALDFIACAAADAFAMTDPGSQLSSLVSGYRIYYGGGKMPTIRPNKRRLSDILMKNSTIEWNVFEKRVRKANRQTKHVSARPTGRSVYRYPRCKECMCHA; encoded by the exons ATGAAGTATTTGTCTCCCGATATTCGGATAGTAAAGGAACTACCAACAAAACTTCAGTCTTTGGATCTTGAACCAATCGGCAGTGTC GTGACAGATATAGAAATGATGAAAGAAGCCAAACCAGACTTCTATATGCAACATATTCTCCCTATACTACTCAAGAACGGAGTAGTCCATTTTGTCGGATTCGGAAACCGCTTAGCCTTTGATCCAATGCCGTTTGAGTTACAG AGGCTTCGGTGCAGATGTAACTTTCACGCGCTAAACTTCATCCCGAGAATACAAGAAACTGCGGCTTTGCTTGTGAGGAGATTACGGGGAAGCGGATCTTACGTTGCACCTCTTGATCAACATCTTCTTGGTCCTAAATTCGCTTCCTCAGTCTTGGACAATAATAAGTCGTCTGATCCTCCTTTGCAGCAGGAGggtgcttcttcttctaagtACCTTGCTCTCCATCTACGGTTTGAAATCGACATGGTGGCTCACTCTCTATGTTACTTTGGAGGAGGCAAAACAGAACAGAACGAGTTGGATTCTTATCGCCAAAAACACTTTCCATCTCTTTCAActttaactaaaacaaaaaa GTTCCCATCTGCTGATGTGTTGAGGACGGAAGGACTTTGTCCGTTAACACCAGAAGAAGCCGTGCTTATGCTCGCGGGTCTCGGCTTCAACCGTGAAACCCGAGTTTTTGTAGCTGGCGCAAATATATATGGAGGATCAAGACGGTTAGCCGTGTTAACAAGCTTATACCCAAACCTAGTCACCAAAGAGAAGTTACTAACACAATCCGAGCTACAACCATTCAAGAACTTTTCATCTCAG CTAGCGGCTTTAGATTTCATCGCTTGTGCTGCGGCAGATGCGTTTGCGATGACGGATCCAGGGAGTCAGTTATCGTCTCTAGTATCGGGGTATCGGATATATTACGGAGGCGGGAAAATGCCGACGATAAGACCAAACAAACGGAGACTTTCGGACATATTGATGAAGAACAGTACGATAGAGTGGAACGTGTTTGAGAAAAGAGTAAGGAAAGCGAatagacaaacaaaacatgtatcCGCTAGACCTACTGGACGCAGCGTTTACCGTTACCCAAGATGTAAAGAATGTATGTGTCATGCATGA